A stretch of Paludisphaera borealis DNA encodes these proteins:
- a CDS encoding HK97 family phage prohead protease, translating into MSNPALPNNVERLWGSNVLTVRASQAVESLDASVDGDVVPGDVVIEGFANLYNTPIPILDLYVNYFLPGAFALSLADPAQDVLCCFNHDYSKLLGRRSAGTASFVEKPEGLWSSVRLPKGGEGPWVAEAVQRGDLQGQSITFQVLECTWDHKVDPPIRYISRAQLYEAGPVTDPACISTTIGEAQMQSSRLQAQQLVSMQISGNDDRGADDRVRLELDLAASLL; encoded by the coding sequence ATGTCTAATCCCGCACTGCCCAATAACGTTGAGAGACTCTGGGGCTCGAACGTCCTGACCGTCAGGGCCTCTCAGGCGGTCGAGTCGCTTGACGCCTCCGTTGATGGGGATGTGGTCCCCGGGGACGTGGTCATCGAGGGGTTCGCCAACCTGTATAACACGCCGATCCCGATTCTGGATCTGTACGTGAATTACTTCCTGCCTGGTGCGTTCGCGCTGTCGTTGGCCGATCCGGCGCAGGACGTGTTGTGCTGCTTCAATCACGATTACAGCAAGCTGCTGGGCCGTCGCTCGGCTGGCACTGCATCGTTCGTGGAGAAGCCTGAGGGTTTGTGGTCGTCGGTTCGTCTGCCCAAGGGTGGTGAGGGTCCGTGGGTGGCGGAGGCGGTGCAGCGGGGAGATCTCCAGGGACAGTCGATTACATTCCAGGTCTTGGAATGCACGTGGGATCACAAGGTGGATCCGCCGATCCGGTACATCAGTAGGGCTCAGCTGTATGAAGCTGGTCCGGTCACCGACCCGGCGTGCATCAGTACGACGATCGGTGAGGCGCAGATGCAGTCCTCGCGGCTGCAAGCTCAGCAGCTGGTTTCGATGCAAATATCTGGTAATGACGACCGCGGCGCGGATGATCGCGTCAGGCTTGAATTGGACCTGGCCGCTTCGCTGCTCTGA
- a CDS encoding phage major capsid protein, giving the protein MTGLDFRQTAKLKHDEAQAIIQKADAEKRSMSTEELSSARGLLDEVKALQSEADVRERFSSVAAGGFAAMPHHDAKNVGKHTYKRSRVVQAMAAGKAVDGLEGEIHQTYSQLNRNLPFPEGGIYMPWDAVVERHAAPAVVTPSMTTGTSDGAIFTNYDTDIIDMLRPLTVLGQAGATFKTNLPNGKYHTPKKNVKTAAYWVPEGSAPNKSGTGYTSVILDGKHLAANATVSYESMKKAEAGQEADLVKDLFGEMFLEMENATFNGTGADGIPRGLLASTGTNIVEFKTGSGGGNATLAKILEFEKQIAIKNVRGPLSWITTPHARSYLKQLPKLSGSQYADFFWAGDNTICGYPALMSNMVPANNQDTTDSNLSSIILGCWQHLMIGIWGGVYLIRDDKSSFGSGAVNFGVHQMVDVALRYPEAFSISNDLKVV; this is encoded by the coding sequence ATGACCGGACTTGATTTCCGCCAGACGGCCAAGCTCAAGCACGACGAAGCCCAGGCCATCATCCAGAAGGCCGACGCCGAGAAGCGTTCGATGTCGACCGAGGAGCTGAGCAGCGCTCGGGGTCTCCTCGACGAGGTCAAGGCCCTCCAGTCCGAGGCCGATGTCCGCGAGCGTTTCAGCTCGGTGGCCGCTGGTGGCTTCGCTGCGATGCCCCACCACGACGCCAAGAACGTCGGCAAGCACACCTACAAGCGTTCGCGCGTCGTCCAGGCTATGGCCGCTGGCAAAGCGGTGGACGGCCTGGAGGGCGAGATCCATCAGACCTACTCCCAGCTCAATCGGAATCTGCCGTTCCCTGAGGGTGGGATCTACATGCCGTGGGACGCCGTCGTGGAGCGCCACGCCGCGCCCGCCGTCGTCACCCCCTCGATGACCACGGGCACCAGCGATGGTGCGATCTTCACGAACTACGACACGGACATCATCGACATGCTGCGTCCGCTGACGGTGCTGGGTCAGGCCGGCGCGACGTTCAAGACGAATCTGCCCAACGGCAAGTACCACACCCCCAAGAAGAACGTGAAGACCGCCGCGTACTGGGTGCCCGAGGGTTCGGCCCCGAACAAGAGCGGCACCGGGTACACCTCGGTCATCCTGGACGGTAAGCACCTCGCCGCGAACGCGACCGTCTCGTACGAGTCGATGAAGAAGGCCGAGGCCGGTCAGGAAGCGGACCTGGTCAAGGACCTCTTCGGCGAGATGTTCCTGGAGATGGAGAACGCGACGTTCAACGGCACCGGTGCGGACGGCATTCCTCGTGGGCTGTTGGCGTCGACCGGCACCAACATCGTCGAGTTCAAGACCGGCTCGGGCGGCGGCAACGCGACCCTTGCTAAGATCCTGGAGTTCGAGAAGCAGATCGCCATCAAGAACGTGCGCGGCCCGCTCTCCTGGATCACGACCCCGCACGCTCGGTCTTACCTCAAGCAGCTGCCGAAGCTCTCTGGCAGCCAGTACGCCGACTTCTTCTGGGCCGGCGATAACACCATCTGCGGCTACCCGGCCCTGATGTCCAACATGGTCCCCGCTAACAACCAGGACACGACCGACTCCAACCTGTCCTCGATCATCCTGGGCTGCTGGCAGCACCTGATGATCGGCATCTGGGGTGGCGTCTACCTGATCCGCGACGACAAGAGCAGCTTCGGCTCCGGCGCCGTCAACTTCGGCGTCCACCAGATGGTCGACGTCGCCCTCCGCTACCCGGAAGCCTTCAGCATCAGCAACGACCTCAAGGTCGTCTGA
- a CDS encoding head-tail connector protein produces the protein MRPSYELTITTGPTAHPLTLEEARAQLNSPQGLPDDVYVESLIATAHRYIAKGFNLTPMTTQYRLVTGRFVKDLPHPPVQSIQSIQYYDSTETLITLEAGDYSFYPGSSKIHYRSDLCLYASARTDRVIINYTAGYASAELVPDSIKHAMRLLIGHWYEQRQATGESTVKAIELGVRDLLFTEKCHRWRA, from the coding sequence ATGAGGCCGAGCTACGAACTGACCATTACCACCGGACCCACGGCCCACCCACTCACGTTGGAGGAGGCCAGGGCGCAACTGAACAGCCCTCAGGGTCTCCCCGACGATGTCTACGTCGAGTCCCTGATTGCAACCGCTCACCGCTACATCGCCAAGGGGTTCAACCTCACCCCCATGACGACCCAATACCGGCTGGTGACTGGGCGATTCGTCAAGGATCTCCCACACCCGCCCGTGCAGTCGATCCAGAGCATCCAATACTACGACTCGACCGAGACCCTCATCACCTTGGAAGCGGGCGACTACTCGTTCTACCCAGGGTCCAGCAAGATCCATTACCGCTCGGATCTATGTCTTTACGCTTCCGCGCGTACCGACAGGGTGATCATCAATTACACGGCCGGGTACGCGAGTGCTGAGCTTGTGCCGGACTCTATCAAGCATGCGATGCGGTTGCTGATCGGTCATTGGTACGAGCAGCGTCAGGCTACCGGCGAGTCGACGGTCAAGGCAATTGAACTGGGCGTCAGGGATCTGCTCTTCACCGAGAAGTGCCATCGCTGGAGGGCGTGA
- a CDS encoding phage head closure protein — protein sequence MRFPNPNKFNRLVSIERRNAVQEESYGSPQVVGWDELAKVYASIATVDGREYVVPGLNQNVPLATHRITFRWPGFRVKPKDRIGYEGRSFNITRVDNVEEANRFIQVLATELPV from the coding sequence ATGAGATTCCCGAACCCGAATAAGTTCAATCGTTTGGTGAGCATCGAGCGTCGCAACGCCGTCCAGGAGGAGTCGTACGGCTCCCCTCAGGTGGTCGGTTGGGACGAGCTGGCCAAGGTCTACGCGAGCATTGCGACCGTGGACGGGCGCGAGTACGTCGTTCCTGGTCTCAATCAGAACGTGCCGCTCGCCACCCACCGCATTACGTTCCGCTGGCCGGGCTTCAGGGTCAAGCCCAAGGACCGGATCGGGTACGAGGGCCGGAGCTTCAACATCACTCGCGTTGACAACGTCGAAGAGGCCAATCGGTTCATCCAGGTCCTGGCGACCGAGTTGCCTGTTTAG
- a CDS encoding HK97 gp10 family phage protein, with the protein MADIVNYAALKSGLLRFDLDLGPLMAKLDELPNVVRNKFVRGALRDSLIPTMNVARAIAPRDTGRLAENIRIRPGKTHGTKITVLVSSMDKRRKAKLGASESTYYGYFAEKGFKHYLSKKDVPGKHYMERAFEQTESIFTANVEAFLSEALRQYFV; encoded by the coding sequence ATGGCTGACATCGTGAATTATGCGGCGTTGAAGTCCGGCCTCCTGAGGTTCGACCTGGATCTCGGCCCTCTGATGGCCAAGCTGGACGAGCTGCCGAACGTGGTGCGGAACAAGTTCGTGCGGGGTGCTCTGCGCGATTCCCTCATCCCCACCATGAACGTCGCGCGGGCGATCGCTCCGAGGGATACGGGGCGTCTGGCAGAGAACATCCGCATCCGGCCCGGTAAGACCCATGGCACCAAGATTACGGTCCTTGTCAGTTCGATGGACAAGCGGCGCAAGGCAAAGCTCGGGGCGAGCGAGTCGACCTATTACGGCTACTTCGCGGAGAAGGGGTTCAAGCACTACCTCTCCAAGAAGGACGTCCCTGGCAAGCACTATATGGAGCGTGCTTTCGAGCAGACCGAGAGCATATTCACTGCCAATGTGGAGGCGTTCTTGTCGGAGGCTTTGCGCCAATATTTCGTCTGA
- a CDS encoding phage tail tube protein: MPDPVVLFGESTVLGYRAIVGGTTYTPVGNRVSIDGPNLTRDKVDTTIQANEAGTFYRTSRPSNMLTPGELKLKVYYNPLDTTHQFLLTQLVAPAATASKNWQVLFSDGSAWSSDGYVTGYTASKMDVTGTGNVEADVTITLTGELTITPFVDPG, encoded by the coding sequence ATGCCGGACCCTGTAGTTCTTTTCGGTGAGTCGACCGTCCTCGGGTACCGCGCCATTGTTGGCGGCACCACCTACACACCGGTCGGTAACCGGGTGTCGATCGACGGGCCGAACCTGACGCGCGACAAGGTCGACACCACCATCCAGGCAAACGAGGCTGGGACCTTCTACCGCACCTCCCGGCCCAGCAACATGCTGACGCCCGGCGAGCTGAAGCTCAAGGTCTATTACAATCCCCTGGACACGACCCACCAATTCCTGCTCACGCAGCTGGTGGCTCCCGCCGCGACCGCCTCCAAGAACTGGCAGGTGCTGTTCTCGGACGGGTCGGCGTGGTCCTCGGACGGCTACGTCACCGGCTACACCGCCTCGAAGATGGACGTCACCGGAACCGGCAACGTCGAGGCCGACGTCACCATCACCCTCACCGGCGAGCTGACGATCACGCCGTTCGTCGATCCTGGTTGA
- a CDS encoding carboxypeptidase-like regulatory domain-containing protein: protein MPTVPNWSPFAPAPHCGCDTTCKFTYHVIDPCGVPPNEPVVGATVEVRNGSGDLLQTGTSDSNGDYVVTGLPSAGYTFTTITGTDSWVSDLILAECGKTYQLKSRCAPKIRFKVNTAAAPVITSLPKLFPTETTDGSDIIWTLCDPRTRLPDFYPKTVTFTATSYSSPGVVNPLYPSLCVTLTLQCYSDIEIDLTQSYWGDCYFGVQSCDGGCSYGAGPNRRGLVSKKMEVKFTSNDGRFADDEGQWITLTGSVSGGGIYTWSSGPRGHQNNYMSMDWKCGYAGSCWLNTPAAPEAKRIYYSGTEITLTGSSITYRRVSGTDQTNQFGCTNTTPPCSTGAGSGVRGCYWSDQTGLLCSDYTNTASVSPFGCCPTNVTVGVILTDYFTGKWGYSIRETC, encoded by the coding sequence ATGCCGACTGTGCCTAATTGGTCGCCGTTCGCACCCGCCCCGCACTGCGGGTGCGATACGACTTGCAAGTTCACCTACCACGTCATAGACCCTTGCGGGGTACCGCCCAACGAACCCGTCGTCGGGGCCACCGTCGAGGTGCGCAACGGTTCGGGGGACCTCCTCCAGACCGGGACAAGCGACAGCAACGGTGACTATGTAGTCACCGGCCTGCCGTCGGCCGGCTACACCTTCACCACCATCACGGGTACCGACAGTTGGGTCAGTGACCTAATCCTGGCCGAGTGCGGCAAAACCTACCAGTTAAAATCACGCTGCGCTCCCAAGATCCGGTTCAAGGTGAACACGGCGGCTGCACCAGTAATCACGTCGCTGCCCAAGCTGTTCCCGACCGAGACGACCGACGGTTCCGACATCATCTGGACGCTGTGCGATCCCAGGACCCGATTGCCGGATTTCTACCCGAAGACGGTGACGTTCACGGCCACCAGCTACAGCTCGCCCGGGGTGGTGAACCCGCTGTATCCCTCGCTGTGCGTCACGCTCACCTTGCAGTGCTACAGCGACATAGAGATAGACCTGACTCAGTCCTACTGGGGTGATTGCTACTTCGGAGTCCAGTCATGCGACGGCGGGTGCTCCTACGGGGCCGGCCCGAACAGGAGGGGCCTGGTGAGCAAGAAGATGGAGGTGAAGTTCACCAGCAATGATGGTCGGTTCGCCGACGACGAGGGCCAGTGGATAACGCTGACGGGATCGGTGTCGGGGGGTGGCATCTACACCTGGAGTTCGGGGCCGCGCGGTCACCAGAACAACTACATGTCCATGGACTGGAAATGTGGTTATGCGGGCTCGTGCTGGCTGAACACGCCCGCCGCGCCCGAGGCCAAGCGGATTTATTACAGCGGGACGGAGATCACGCTTACCGGGTCGTCGATCACTTACAGGCGGGTGAGTGGCACGGATCAGACCAATCAGTTTGGTTGCACTAATACGACTCCGCCGTGCAGCACTGGAGCTGGCAGTGGCGTTCGGGGTTGTTATTGGTCGGACCAGACTGGGCTCCTCTGCTCTGATTATACGAACACGGCGAGCGTCAGCCCGTTCGGTTGTTGTCCAACCAACGTGACCGTGGGCGTCATACTCACCGATTACTTCACAGGCAAGTGGGGTTACTCGATTCGAGAAACCTGCTGA
- a CDS encoding DUF4145 domain-containing protein, giving the protein MVDYGVVQGWQNTVNCSGQKQYICGYCNALVRANRCFMQRRQQRYSSETEFAYLFICPGCDCPTFWNDCPEWQYPVRRPGQDVPNLPEDIMALYNEARSCLTVNAHTASVMVSRKLLMNVAVAHGAKEGKSFAEYVQFFVDENLITSNNRGWVDQLREKGNGANHRTAPSSAEDARSLIDFCNMLLRTIYEFAKQHPPATT; this is encoded by the coding sequence ATGGTTGACTACGGGGTCGTGCAAGGCTGGCAAAATACTGTGAACTGCTCCGGCCAAAAGCAGTACATCTGCGGATACTGCAATGCATTGGTGCGCGCAAACAGGTGCTTCATGCAAAGGCGGCAGCAGAGGTATAGCAGCGAAACCGAATTCGCGTACCTGTTCATCTGCCCGGGCTGCGACTGCCCGACCTTTTGGAATGATTGCCCCGAATGGCAGTACCCTGTCCGACGGCCGGGCCAGGATGTCCCGAATCTTCCCGAGGACATTATGGCTCTTTACAACGAGGCTCGCTCCTGTCTGACCGTCAACGCGCACACGGCGTCAGTCATGGTCTCAAGGAAACTTCTTATGAACGTGGCGGTCGCCCACGGTGCCAAGGAAGGGAAAAGCTTCGCCGAGTATGTGCAGTTCTTCGTGGACGAGAACCTGATCACGTCCAACAACCGGGGATGGGTGGACCAGTTAAGGGAGAAGGGGAACGGTGCCAACCACAGGACCGCTCCGTCCAGCGCAGAGGACGCCAGGTCGCTGATCGACTTTTGCAATATGTTGTTGCGGACCATCTACGAATTCGCCAAACAGCACCCACCGGCGACGACTTAG
- a CDS encoding SLOG family protein, producing MRIIVTGDRKWYVPELAEAILARLILRYGGSLVIVHGAATGVDQSFSEACADSGIEQERHPARWEDVYVEGAVVRHDRKRPYNANAGPMRNAEMVALGADMCIALHRRIRLSKGTRDCALRAIEARVPTYLIESELGEPRRLSFSDLV from the coding sequence ATGCGAATCATAGTAACCGGCGATCGCAAATGGTATGTGCCCGAGCTTGCCGAAGCGATTCTGGCTCGGCTGATATTACGCTACGGCGGCTCGCTGGTCATCGTCCACGGGGCGGCGACGGGGGTCGACCAGTCGTTCTCCGAGGCGTGCGCCGACTCCGGGATAGAACAGGAGCGGCACCCCGCTCGCTGGGAGGACGTCTACGTCGAGGGCGCGGTGGTTAGGCACGATCGCAAGCGGCCATACAACGCTAACGCGGGGCCAATGCGGAACGCCGAGATGGTCGCCTTGGGCGCGGACATGTGCATCGCCCTCCACCGTCGCATCCGGCTGAGCAAGGGGACCCGCGATTGTGCGTTGCGGGCGATCGAGGCGAGGGTCCCAACGTATCTGATCGAAAGCGAGCTGGGCGAGCCTCGGCGTTTGTCATTCTCGGATTTGGTCTAA
- a CDS encoding DUF4177 domain-containing protein, translating to MLNVACPSCGERGKIPANLVGARIKCKKCGQAFHVAAAAGKPSAPAPAAAPAGPGDVAAPGPAASAHDGIAVEGLDAASWSLAPDQSSLLQAVANPERAADAHAAPAESFTVHHEGAIKEYKLLTSRDKLFEGKFDLARLEEALNHLARQGWTAKSMCLPHLKNFQGAMQEEVVVLLER from the coding sequence ATGCTCAACGTGGCATGTCCATCGTGCGGAGAACGCGGCAAGATCCCCGCCAATCTGGTGGGCGCCCGCATCAAATGCAAGAAATGCGGCCAGGCGTTCCATGTGGCCGCGGCCGCTGGTAAGCCTTCCGCCCCCGCTCCCGCCGCGGCCCCAGCCGGCCCCGGCGACGTCGCCGCGCCGGGACCCGCCGCGTCGGCTCACGACGGAATCGCCGTCGAGGGGCTCGACGCCGCCTCTTGGAGTCTCGCCCCGGACCAGTCGTCGTTGCTCCAGGCCGTCGCCAATCCGGAACGCGCCGCCGACGCCCATGCCGCGCCGGCCGAGTCGTTCACGGTCCATCACGAGGGAGCGATCAAGGAGTACAAGCTCCTCACCTCGCGCGACAAGCTCTTCGAGGGCAAGTTCGACCTGGCCCGGCTCGAAGAGGCGCTCAACCACCTGGCGCGTCAGGGTTGGACGGCTAAATCGATGTGCCTGCCGCACCTCAAGAACTTCCAGGGGGCCATGCAGGAGGAAGTCGTGGTGCTGTTGGAACGCTGA
- a CDS encoding hemolysin family protein, protein MSSIVTSVILVLGFSFLVGLCSLAESALGQVQKWRLRDRAGRGDHGAQAALEVACDLDRFGTSARLIITFATVLIGVVSGVLLCEQTTDSTIATRFTSYPGIVVTTMAAGGVAMAVFVFGDLLPRALARSRPEAFASKLGRVMRLASVVVSPASVLLRRATDVLARWLGASASPAPPATEQRLLDLMREASEAGRLEDARHTIYKRAVRFCDRRARALMTPRDEVVWIDVHDPHDEIRRKVASCTPSHFPVCDGTLDNLLGIVQVKDLLARNADDQGFRIKGILTLPAFIYEGARGPQILDSLKKSSAHTAVVLDEYGSVVGVLTLSDVVDAIVGPMADESHADEPRAVPRGDGSWLFDGRFAIDEFFDFFQIHETTDDDYNTLGGLIVTRLGHIPDVGESFAKFGLRFEVVDRVGNRVDRVLVQPVDLHA, encoded by the coding sequence ATGTCATCGATCGTCACGAGCGTCATCCTCGTCCTGGGGTTCAGTTTCCTCGTCGGTCTCTGCTCGCTCGCCGAATCCGCCCTGGGCCAGGTCCAGAAATGGCGGCTGCGGGACCGCGCCGGGCGCGGCGACCACGGCGCCCAGGCGGCGCTGGAGGTTGCCTGCGACCTAGATCGATTCGGGACGTCGGCGCGGCTGATCATCACCTTCGCGACCGTCCTGATCGGGGTCGTCAGCGGCGTGCTCCTGTGCGAACAAACGACGGACTCGACGATCGCGACCCGGTTCACCTCGTATCCGGGGATCGTGGTCACGACGATGGCGGCTGGCGGCGTGGCCATGGCCGTCTTCGTCTTCGGCGACTTGCTGCCCAGGGCGCTGGCCAGGAGCCGCCCCGAGGCGTTCGCTTCGAAGCTCGGGCGCGTGATGCGGCTCGCGTCGGTGGTCGTTTCCCCCGCTTCGGTCCTCCTGAGACGCGCGACGGACGTCCTGGCTCGATGGCTGGGTGCGAGCGCCTCCCCCGCGCCGCCGGCGACCGAGCAGCGACTCCTCGACCTGATGCGCGAAGCCTCCGAAGCGGGAAGGTTGGAAGACGCCAGGCACACCATCTACAAGCGGGCGGTCCGGTTTTGCGACCGCCGCGCCCGCGCCCTGATGACGCCTCGCGACGAGGTCGTGTGGATCGACGTCCACGATCCACACGACGAGATCCGCCGCAAGGTCGCCTCATGCACCCCTTCCCACTTCCCCGTCTGCGATGGGACGCTCGACAACCTCCTGGGGATCGTCCAGGTCAAAGACCTCCTGGCCCGGAACGCCGACGACCAGGGGTTCCGGATCAAGGGAATCCTCACGTTGCCGGCGTTCATCTATGAAGGCGCGCGCGGGCCCCAGATCCTCGACAGCCTCAAGAAGTCGTCGGCTCACACGGCGGTGGTCCTCGACGAGTACGGCTCGGTCGTCGGCGTGCTGACACTCAGCGACGTCGTCGACGCCATCGTCGGGCCGATGGCCGACGAGTCGCACGCGGACGAGCCCCGCGCCGTGCCTCGCGGCGACGGCTCGTGGCTGTTCGACGGCCGGTTCGCGATCGACGAGTTTTTCGACTTCTTCCAGATCCACGAGACGACCGACGACGACTACAACACGCTCGGCGGCCTGATCGTCACTCGACTGGGCCACATTCCGGACGTCGGCGAGAGCTTTGCGAAATTCGGCCTTCGCTTCGAGGTCGTCGACAGGGTCGGCAACCGCGTCGACCGGGTTCTGGTCCAACCGGTCGATCTCCACGCCTGA
- a CDS encoding alpha/beta hydrolase, whose protein sequence is MKRAQIFIVSLFLSATPLFGPGTIQAAEEAAFTRTEDVVYGRKHGMALTMDVFTPKEHANGAAVVWMVSGGWFSSHDAINSAMVQEFLNSGYTVFAVVHGSQPKFTIPEVVADVNRAVRFIRFHANDYKIDPDRIGVTGASAGGHLSLMLGTAGDAGDPKAKDPIDRVSSRVQAVACFFPPTDFLNYGKPGENALGRGILQGFKAPFDFNEQDPDKKIFRAINDESKILEIGRKISPVNHVSADDPPTLIFHGDADQLVPIQQAELIIDKLKAAGVESKLVVKKGASHGWPDLLKDLSIIADWFDEHLKPKK, encoded by the coding sequence ATGAAGCGCGCGCAGATTTTCATAGTTTCGTTGTTCCTCTCGGCGACGCCCCTGTTCGGTCCCGGCACGATCCAAGCCGCCGAAGAGGCAGCCTTCACCCGGACCGAAGACGTCGTTTACGGGCGCAAGCACGGCATGGCGCTGACGATGGATGTGTTCACGCCCAAAGAGCACGCCAACGGCGCCGCCGTCGTCTGGATGGTGAGCGGCGGCTGGTTCTCGTCGCATGATGCGATCAACTCGGCGATGGTCCAGGAGTTCCTCAATAGTGGCTATACGGTCTTCGCGGTCGTCCATGGCAGCCAGCCCAAGTTCACGATTCCCGAGGTCGTCGCCGACGTGAACCGCGCGGTGCGGTTCATCCGGTTCCACGCCAACGACTACAAGATCGACCCCGACCGCATCGGCGTGACGGGCGCGTCGGCCGGCGGCCACCTCTCGTTGATGCTCGGCACGGCCGGCGACGCGGGCGACCCCAAGGCGAAAGACCCGATCGACCGGGTATCGAGCCGGGTCCAGGCCGTCGCCTGCTTCTTTCCACCCACCGACTTCCTCAACTACGGCAAGCCTGGTGAGAACGCCCTGGGCCGGGGCATCCTTCAAGGATTCAAGGCGCCGTTCGACTTCAACGAGCAGGATCCCGACAAGAAAATCTTCCGCGCCATCAACGACGAGTCAAAGATCCTCGAAATCGGCCGCAAGATCAGCCCGGTCAACCACGTCTCCGCCGACGATCCGCCGACCTTGATCTTCCACGGCGACGCCGACCAACTCGTGCCGATTCAGCAAGCCGAGCTGATCATCGACAAGCTCAAGGCGGCCGGCGTCGAGAGCAAGCTCGTGGTCAAGAAGGGAGCGAGCCACGGGTGGCCTGATCTCTTGAAAGACCTTTCGATCATCGCCGATTGGTTTGACGAGCACCTCAAGCCCAAGAAGTAA
- a CDS encoding TolC family protein, which translates to MLIVGGCATLEPPPLREFDRDATLDPRVTLASLDEPARPSIEAARTQAPTAETRSGLSGPRSPDELIRWALAENPMVRAARFNVVALQHRVPQVTALDDPVVSNSIFPIPSVAPQYSLMGYMPYSALLAQQFPWFGTLRLRGEAADHDVKIALFELAAAQLDVVASVKRAYHDLHFSEHALALLGENRKLAEDFLQIARVRYRLATASQSDVLRAEVAVSDIDREMETTRQAVSEARAELARVLHVDPETPIETTAESPLVAVPEKLDHLTELAMAGRPELQGRLAAIARDEKAIELARKRFYPNFTLGAIYQDMERTNAIARDTAMGMPNVGLFVGFNLPIYHKKLTAGVHEAQARAAADAQLYEAERDQTYRDVKDALVAARVQQNVVGLLRRNNLPSARRIFELTRSEYRSNKEGVDYLSLLGAWRDVLQVELQIAQVEAELGKTLAQLERAVGAQLNEHPPAPALLNAPSPVAVEPEADPPARPSTPPSPSASPFQGEEKEKPPVKTIDLDAPAIERNEALR; encoded by the coding sequence ATGCTGATCGTCGGCGGCTGCGCGACGCTCGAACCGCCTCCGCTTCGGGAATTCGACCGTGACGCGACGCTCGATCCGCGCGTCACGCTCGCCTCGCTCGACGAGCCGGCGCGGCCTTCGATCGAGGCGGCTCGGACGCAGGCACCCACCGCCGAGACGCGCTCTGGCCTGTCCGGTCCGAGGTCGCCGGACGAGTTGATCCGGTGGGCGCTCGCCGAGAACCCGATGGTCCGCGCGGCTCGCTTCAACGTCGTGGCGTTGCAGCATCGCGTTCCGCAGGTCACGGCCCTCGACGACCCGGTCGTGTCGAATTCGATCTTCCCGATCCCGTCGGTCGCCCCGCAGTATTCGCTGATGGGCTATATGCCCTATTCGGCGCTCCTGGCCCAGCAGTTTCCTTGGTTCGGGACGCTCCGGCTCCGCGGCGAGGCCGCCGACCACGACGTCAAGATCGCGCTTTTCGAGCTGGCGGCGGCGCAGCTCGACGTGGTCGCCAGCGTCAAACGGGCGTATCACGACCTCCACTTCAGCGAGCACGCCCTGGCCTTGCTGGGCGAGAATCGCAAGCTGGCCGAGGACTTTCTCCAGATCGCCCGCGTCCGCTACCGGCTGGCGACGGCCTCGCAGTCGGACGTCCTTCGAGCCGAGGTTGCGGTCAGCGACATCGACCGCGAGATGGAGACGACACGCCAGGCCGTGAGTGAGGCCCGCGCCGAGCTGGCGCGCGTGCTTCACGTCGATCCCGAGACTCCGATCGAAACGACGGCCGAATCGCCGCTCGTGGCTGTGCCGGAAAAGCTCGATCACCTGACCGAACTGGCGATGGCCGGCCGCCCCGAACTCCAAGGCCGGCTCGCGGCGATCGCTCGCGACGAGAAGGCCATTGAACTCGCCCGCAAGCGGTTCTATCCCAATTTCACGCTCGGCGCGATCTATCAGGATATGGAGCGCACCAACGCGATCGCCCGCGACACCGCGATGGGCATGCCCAACGTCGGCCTGTTCGTCGGCTTCAACCTGCCGATCTACCACAAGAAGCTCACCGCCGGCGTTCACGAAGCCCAGGCCCGCGCCGCGGCCGACGCCCAGCTCTACGAGGCCGAACGCGACCAGACCTATCGCGACGTCAAGGACGCCCTCGTCGCGGCGCGCGTCCAGCAGAACGTCGTCGGACTTCTGCGGCGGAACAATCTACCGTCGGCCAGGCGGATCTTCGAATTGACGAGATCGGAATACCGGAGCAACAAGGAGGGCGTCGATTACCTCTCCCTCCTCGGCGCGTGGCGCGACGTACTCCAGGTCGAGCTTCAGATCGCGCAGGTCGAAGCCGAGTTAGGCAAGACTCTCGCCCAACTCGAACGCGCCGTCGGCGCCCAGCTCAACGAACATCCGCCGGCCCCGGCGCTCCTCAACGCCCCGTCACCCGTTGCCGTCGAGCCGGAGGCCGACCCGCCCGCAAGACCGTCGACCCCGCCCTCCCCCTCGGCGAGCCCCTTCCAGGGCGAAGAGAAGGAGAAGCCGCCGGTCAAGACCATCGATCTCGATGCGCCGGCGATCGAGCGGAATGAGGCCCTCCGATGA